In the Drosophila gunungcola strain Sukarami unplaced genomic scaffold, Dgunungcola_SK_2 000001F, whole genome shotgun sequence genome, one interval contains:
- the LOC128263142 gene encoding uncharacterized protein LOC128263142: protein MINEPIPEVDMRIVAQNAELQRRAILGFAPRIGLSIVDYDDLDRIDNFYLECQKFRDYYRDPHNKLHKPSRFRQHQGKCGIKLDHSVQHLTQPIRWVEEQRPLVYPLSKDSALRLGMPIPPMISGRYDKSSSLSFLY, encoded by the coding sequence atgatAAACGAACCTATCCCTGAGGTGGACATGAGGATTGTGGCCCAAAATGCAGAGCTTCAACGCCGAGCCATTCTAGGCTTCGCGCCCCGTATTGGATTGTCAATAGTGGACTACGACGATCTGGACAGGATTGACAATTTCTACCTGGAGTGTCAGAAGTTCCGTGACTATTACCGCGATCCGCACAACAAACTTCACAAGCCCTCGCGTTTCCGGCAGCATCAGGGAAAGTGCGGTATCAAGCTGGACCATAGTGTCCAGCACTTGACTCAGCCGATCCGATGGGTCGAGGAGCAGCGGCCCCTGGTCTATCCTCTTTCGAAGGACTCAGCCTTAAGGCTGGGCATGCCGATTCCTCCCATGATCAGTGGGCGATACGACAAGTCCTCTTCCTTGTCCTTTCTTTACTAG